In Lacrimispora indolis DSM 755, a genomic segment contains:
- a CDS encoding phosphatase PAP2 family protein, which yields MKNLLHRYRHVWILTYAFIYIPWFIYLEKTVTNNYHIMHVAIDDLIPFNEYFIIPYLLWFVYIAGAVLYFFFTNVKDYYRLCTMLFTGMTISLVVCTVFPNGTDFRPVIDSGKNIWSAIVGILYSTDTCTNVFPSIHVYNSICVHIAVIRSEQLKKYRFLKTGSLLLMISICLATVFLKQHSAFDGLGALVMAYVMYHFVYSDSYVPSREKVSEKAIS from the coding sequence ATGAAAAATCTGCTTCACAGGTACAGGCATGTCTGGATTCTCACCTATGCCTTTATCTATATTCCATGGTTTATATACCTGGAAAAAACAGTGACAAACAATTACCATATCATGCATGTTGCCATAGACGACCTGATTCCTTTTAATGAATATTTTATTATTCCTTATCTTTTATGGTTTGTTTATATCGCCGGCGCAGTTTTATATTTTTTCTTTACAAACGTAAAGGACTATTACAGGCTGTGTACCATGCTGTTTACAGGGATGACCATCAGTCTGGTGGTCTGCACCGTGTTCCCCAACGGCACGGATTTCCGTCCTGTGATCGACTCCGGAAAAAATATCTGGTCAGCCATTGTGGGGATCCTTTATTCCACGGATACTTGTACCAATGTATTCCCAAGCATCCATGTTTATAACTCCATTTGTGTGCACATTGCGGTCATCCGCAGCGAACAGTTAAAGAAATACCGGTTTCTCAAGACCGGCTCTCTGCTGTTAATGATCTCCATCTGTCTAGCTACTGTTTTCTTAAAACAGCATTCGGCATTTGACGGTCTTGGCGCCCTGGTTATGGCTTATGTCATGTACCACTTTGTATACTCTGATTCTTATGTACCCAGCAGAGAAAAGGTTTCCGAAAAAGCAATCAGTTAA